From Candida dubliniensis CD36 chromosome 7, complete sequence, the proteins below share one genomic window:
- a CDS encoding MAPKKK serine/threonine-protein kinase, putative (Similar to S. cerevisiae BCK1) — protein sequence MNIFFYFFCWFTIVSNQILLLSKDEPFIWNLSHPLHFSSIDQRKRKVKLSHPYNHFNPSKEGIDNVNNRRSVSYDTQRIKLPFQAMKSQSTDTLQPRISSDSLVYSSSSTLYSQPKLPFARSYSSIPEQVHDPGSRQSSKNSNTNFSFSEHDDSIQEFLISPIQSDIFPYSKKPVISPVLESPEAGGDSTIVETSSPSPTKSGTVSLNSNAIGSIIGSYDYSKSSLELEKPKPVEEPVFNKDHVRQGSDASTISNGSEQVSKDKRFVRYAMNTQSPLVNASNKWQMSNVIKWLDKNQFNNSWKETFRKNEISGNRFLELENFDKESMIWKQFSKFLLLDDDLNSVDRFIELLRKESSHEFQPRKSLGSGGGGGGEMSPINLKHENRKSTPIYTKHMSTSSVSSSNSSSSIPRPLSYVDSKPKEQLSSPSHHSFFRMHSRSTSNESKDAKKRYSSFDDNRLKSVPKNDKKSNGILSTLRKYGGDKIAKNTKQRSSSYFPSLDLPPPLESDPPAFNERKISVDSERSPKSIKSFSDDLSIDPKYFPTQRQGLESRKFQDNESITILASKDNISFVPIVITEFTNAKSHIVKALGLIDIGSITLHLTDFFHKEGEPIPDYLIPKVLKLDGLHKFYVRQELKSPEGTTTTFSTTSSDSKSYIADGNKTYPETPQYLLQEERDNLVDYWNFKDLTSISEDPSKSLTATKQKAESKRTDTKQKPKEFPLKFPFANAPKKGNKVPQLQIDTSGVNNISTSPTSTGQSFRVLRKEGNEIDFDKRRKSPYESKAPKIIANIYSSSVANTKKSPISTSTVMALKDDVVVQRPETISRSNSIIAKRAAPPPPGDRRVQIQRQNSILKTRSGSTSTKSVTSGSSIGSRKDNSDFIDDNDSEDAFFVKPLKKKQRELSNNNSNNNDDADSEDDFFVKPIKKEAADVSAGKVELDDPEEDFFVKPIHKKPSHMNVRPPVEEVYNNLEKYFPYTNLDKPIIDDSPVSPSPQRRPTISRTFSSANKSPVAPTLADSRNAKDEQPSLRVRRMKTIRGVANEARRKVLQMKQASPPNTFANITRENSAKLTRSNTKMWGQKVVEVTSQEIEQGFVSKLRNKNGLYQEYAWIKGELIGRGSFGDVYLGLNVTTGEMLAVKQVVCGRNNKEGIEALHKEVETMKDLNHMNIVQYLGYDQQKNIYSLFLEYVAGGSIALCLKSYGKFEETLIRFITKQILLGLEYLHSNNIIHRDLKADNLLLEVDGTCKISDFGISKRSNDIYANNANMSMQGTIFWMAPEVIDSMVEGYSAKIDIWSLGCVVLEMFAGKRPWSNEAAISVIYKTGKEKLAPPIPDDIAHLVSPVAESFINRCFTIDPKDRPTAGELLNDPFVNTLDHDFNFANTKLAEMIRYNSKRLFT from the coding sequence atgaatatttttttttattttttttgttggttcACTATTGTTTCTAATCAGATTCTATTGCTATCCAAAGACGAACCGTTTATCTGGAATCTTTCACATCCTCTCCATTTTTCCAGTATTGATCAAAGAAAACGTAAAGTCAAATTGCTGCATCCATATAATCATTTTAACCCTTCGAAAGAAGGTATTGACAATGTCAATAACAGGAGGTCTGTTAGCTATGATACCCAGCGAATCAAACTACCATTTCAAGCGATGAAGCTGCAAAGTACAGACACATTACAGCCACGAATATCGTCAGACAGTTTAGTTTATTCTTCATCCTCAACCTTATATCTGCAGCCAAAATTACCCTTTGCAAGATCATATTCAAGTATACCTGAACAAGTTCATGATCCGGGTTCTAGACAGTCCCTGAAAAACAGCAATACAAACTTTAGTTTCTCTGAACATGATGACTCCATTCAAGAATTCCTAATATCGCCAATCCAATCTGATATTTTCCCTTATTCGAAGAAACCGGTCATAAGTCCAGTTTTGGAGTCACCAGAAGCTGGTGGAGATTCTACTATAGTGGAAACTTCTTCGCCATCACCCACAAAGTCTGGAACAGTCAGTCTAAATTCAAATGCCATTGGGTCAATTATTGGAAGCTATGACTATAGCAAAAGCTCCTTGGAACTTGAAAAGCCAAAGCCCGTGGAAGAGCCTGTTTTCAATAAGGATCATGTTAGACAGGGATCAGATGCATCCACCATATCGAATGGGTCAGAACAGGTAAGCAAGGATAAGAGGTTTGTGAGATACGCCATGAATACTCAATCACCCTTGGTCAATGCTTCTAATAAATGGCAGATGTCGAATGTAATCAAGTGGTTGGATaagaatcaatttaacAACTCTTGGAAAGAAACTTTTAGAAAGAATGAAATATCTGGCAATCGGTTTTTAGAATTGGAGAATTTTGACAAAGAGTCTATGATTTGGAAACAGTTTTCAAAGTTTTTACTacttgatgatgatttgaaCTCAGTCGACAGATTTATTGAGTTATTACGCAAAGAATCGTCACATGAGTTCCAGCCACGGAAGTCGCTAGGCAGCGGCGGCGGCGGTGGCGGCGAAATGTCACCTATAAATTTAAAGCACGAGAATAGAAAGTCCACCCCTATATATACCAAGCATATGTCCACATCTTCAGTCTCATCGTCAAACTCATCGTCATCAATCCCAAGACCTTTATCATATGTTGATTCCAAACCAAAAGAACAGTTGTCATCACCTTCACATCATCTGTTTTTCCGTATGCATAGCCGCAGCACATCAAATGAAAGCAAAGATGCCAAAAAGAGATACAGCTCTTTTGATGATAATCGTCTTAAAAGCGTCCctaaaaatgataaaaaaagCAACGGTATTCTAAGCACATTAAGAAAATATGGTGGTGATAAAATCGCAAAAAATACAAAGCAAAGGAGCTCATCGTATTTCCCGTCTTTGGATTTACCTCCACCATTGGAATCAGACCCTCCCGCATTTAATGAAAGGAAAATTTCTGTCGACAGTGAGCGGTCACCAAAATCTATTAAATCGTTTTCAGACGATTTAAGTATCGATCCAAAATATTTCCCCACTCAACGTCAGGGATTAGAGCTGCGAAAATTTCAAGACAATGAATCGATAACGATTTTAGCCAGTAAAGATAACATTCTGTTTGTCCCCATTGTCATAACAGAATTTACAAACGCTAAATCTCATATCGTTAAAGCTCTTggattgattgatataGGATCAATTACACTACACTTGACCGATTTTTTCCATAAAGAAGGTGAACCTATTCCTGATTATTTAATACCAAAGGTTTTGAAACTTGATGGCTTGCACAAGTTTTACGTTCGACAAGAGTTAAAATCTCCTGAAGGAACAACCACTACTTtctcaacaacatcatcagACTCAAAGTCATATATTGCTGACGGGAATAAAACCTACCCTGAAACGCCACAGTACTTACTACAGGAAGAGCGAGATAATCTAGTGGACTATTGGAACTTTAAAGATTTAACAAGCATATCAGAAGATCCGTCAAAATCTCTAACTGCGACTAAACAAAAAGCTGAATCAAAACGTACTGACACAAAGCAAAAACCAAAGGAATTTCCATTAAAGTTTCCATTTGCAAACGCACCCAAGAAGGGAAATAAAGTTCCACAGCTTCAGATTGATACTTCTGGGGTCAACAATATTTCAACATCACCAACACTGACAGGTCAGTCATTTAGAGTTCTCCGTAAGGAAGGTAATGagattgattttgataaaagGCGGAAATCTCCGTATGAAAGTAAAGCTCCAAAAATTATTGCCAACAtctattcttcttcagtgGCAAATACGAAGAAATCACCCATATCTACATCAACGGTCATGGCATTAAAAGATGACGTGGTGGTCCAGAGACCGGAGACAATTAGTAGAAGCAATTCAATTATAGCTAAAAGAGCTGCTCCACCGCCACCAGGTGATCGGAGAGTGCAAATTCAGAGACAAAACTCTATTCTTAAAACCAGATCTGGATCGACATCTACCAAGAGCGTTACTTCCGGTAGTAGTATTGGAAGCCGGAAGGATAATTCAGATTTTATTGATGACAATGATAGTGAGGATGCATTTTTTGTAAAGccattgaagaaaaaacaaagagaactcagtaataataatagtaataataatgatgatgctGATTCTGaagatgatttttttgtcaagcccataaaaaaagaagctGCAGATGTTTCTGCCGGAAAAGTAGAATTGGATGATCCTGAAGAGGATTTCTTTGTCAAACCAATTCACAAAAAGCCTTCCCATATGAATGTAAGACCGCCTGTTGAGGAagtttataataatttggaAAAGTACTTCCCGTACACAAATTTGGACAAACCCATTATTGATGACTCACCGGTATCACCATCGCCTCAACGAAGACCCACCATTTCCAGGACTTTTTCAAGTGCTAATAAGTCGCCAGTAGCTCCCACATTAGCAGATTCGAGAAATGCCAAAGACGAGCAACCATCACTCAGGGTGCGTCGTATGAAAACAATTAGAGGTGTTGCCAATGAGGCTCGTCGCAAAGTTCTCCAAATGAAACAAGCTTCGCCGCCTAATACTTTTGCTAATATTACCCGGGAAAACAGTGCCAAGTTAACTAGATCTAATACCAAAATGTGGGGTCAAAAAGTTGTGGAAGTGACATCACAAGAGATAGAGCAGGGGTTTGTGAGTAAGCTTCGTAATAAAAACGGATTATACCAAGAGTATGCGTGGATCAAAGGTGAGTTGATTGGAAGAGGCTCATTTGGAGATGTTTATCTAGGATTAAATGTTACCACTGGTGAAATGCTTGCTGTAAAGCAGGTTGTGTGCGGACGCAATAATAAGGAGGGTATCGAGGCGTTGCATAAAGAGGTTGAAACTATGAAGGATTTGAATCATATGAATATTGTTCAGTACTTGGGCTACGATCAACAGAAAAACATATACAGTTTGTTTCTCGAGTACGTGGCAGGTGGGTCCATTGCTCTATGTTTAAAGTCATATGGGAAATTTGAGGAGACTTTAATACGATTTATCACGAAACAGATTCTTCTTGGTTTAGAGTATCTACActcaaataatattattcatCGGGATTTGAAAGCAGACAACCTTTTGTTAGAAGTGGATGGGACTTGTAAAATATCCGATTTTGGCATATCTAAGAGATCAAACGATATATACGCTAACAATGCGAACATGTCCATGCAGGGTACAATTTTCTGGATGGCACCTGAAGTTATTGATAGCATGGTTGAGGGTTATAGTGCCAAGATTGATATTTGGTCGTTAGGTTGTGTGGTACTTGAAATGTTTGCTGGGAAACGTCCTTGGTCTAATGAAGCTGCCATTAGTGTTATTTATAAAACTGGTAAGGAGAAGCTTGCTCCACCGATCCCAGACGATATTGCACACTTGGTGTCTCCAGTAGCTGAATCTTTCATCAATCGATGCTTCACTATTGACCCGAAAGATCGTCCCACAGCCGGAGAGTTGCTCAATGATCCATTTGTTAATACCTTGGATCATGACTTCAATTTTGCAAACACTAAACTTGCTGAAATGATAAGATATAATAGTAAAAGATTATTTACATga
- a CDS encoding mitochondrial 54S ribosomal protein YmL49 (Similar to S. cerevisiae MRPL49): protein MFRSVSRTIKPVNWFNATRLYSIANSNTATTTASALSTLKLSSNGSRDLYAIFRLHNLPYLVTKGDKVYLPYKLKNASVGDVLNLNDVVTLGSPQYTLNMKEGISSELFDLKASVVEITKEPRYQVVRKKQRCRTTKTSQVEPFQTVLMINELKLK, encoded by the coding sequence ATGTTCAGATCCGTGTCAAGGACTATCAAACCTGTTAACTGGTTTAATGCTACCAGGTTATATTCAATAGCGAATAGCAATACCGCCACTACCACTGCCTCAGCATTGTCAACATTAAAGTTGTCATCAAATGGTTCTAGAGACTTGTATGCTATTTTCAGATTACACAATTTGCCATATTTAGTAACTAAAGGTGATAAAGTCTATTTACCATACAAACTAAAAAATGCATCTGTTGGTGACGTGTTAAATTTAAACGATGTGGTCACTTTAGGATCTCCACAGTACACATTGAACATGAAAGAAGGCATATCATCAGagttatttgatttgaaagcTAGTGTTGTTGAAATCACCAAGGAACCAAGATATCAGGTTGTcagaaagaaacaaagaTGCAGAACGACAAAAACTAGCCAAGTGGAGCCTTTTCAGACTGTTTTAATGatcaatgaattgaaattaaaataa
- a CDS encoding spindle pole body protein, putative (Similar to S. cerevisiae SFI1) — protein MDYQDLLHKIIKEFHSLKEFKPWDSSVLYETLLRSVLTTLIEVLGINNHANYLHLTTNNESIGDLKLKFYGNALNKSINGHNMLQYLESKHVSILQAVVEIINARSYRIKESYSAIFKDVSHLFEKLLKERYEAETSLEEYILQCLTYETQFYQGIVDNVLTTDDTEKLASFLGTRLSEEDSMFSYKDIDYPLELNINNESLEKIYRIFLGVIGTKRFDIKEVASAVVGVYKRHQKIDHFENLDSDEILERFFRNILPQSFQSVTNKVFREFYKEVDDPPSDVLDHLDGIVDDFIAVGIEGVDLDFPALFRHYIECMNEVFPTVVEDADRDFVARINSLIAQVLEFKDDEKSCDINQVVSEFVSLQSLLLKDNYLSPSTLLMRASTHDYYKNLQIIKITFDGWNENSKRVSNLKSNNLSRNKTSSKYLKLWYSKSMKLNELCHRVDKFYDRELCRKTWHCWKTYQNMYNLKIHIADKRLLNQYYIKWRKKEKDMKANLTIAVEFDRFHLLDKSFRILKGYYNLSKNSGILATSLYQSFEENHDSRIKLKYFQNWHSRISDRVQDLTIKLEKFYQVKDKFVLGNYFETWYYKHKLIKKSNNFVSVKDSQLLGKTFLNTWLKKFLLYKKAFKIEYELGADLKRKTFDRWKEAVQLEVKAKEFHEKHLLENVFHDWKLKRILISNRSLFDHVLVQRCFHTWSMEIKLRELQQEQDTRLMTNCFQKWRSKQLELAKLDVKSQAFYESNMKRLVVQKWNVENSNIELLEKRADRFFIRRFFFHKWQSKLTKYEDITVYHLGDTIATKLAYRVWKQKYFEKYEEKLNKMLETMDISAANVVRYSRYFDIWRTKLQAVKQIEERVSTSVAPSVAIHFENWHAKSQQKQELLESALQFEEINLSRFLLIWFQRLQEISQLEDQAEDLLAQTNFNLLRNIIHKWSMLYNKNIKRHQQLCEDFITRKETAKVRSIFDLWFYKTKEIEANTTIISNPSPLSKRFQYQREMGWTPQKKNSPIRVFTPTTSKDPSPTKLQETTQRMRNQNISALREHFGRARASSTPKKLSPVRLSYTNITSNLRPPSPPKFNDSDIATAKSLGRIRPMVFPIDDQPTFSPMDKTKLQSRNAT, from the coding sequence ATGGATTACCAAGATCTACTacataaaataataaaagagTTTCATTCACTCAAAGAATTTAAACCTTGGGATAGTAGTGTTTTGTATGAGACTTTACTACGATCAGTATTGACTACTTTGATTGAAGTTTTGGGCATAAACAATCATGCAAATTATCTCCATCTcaccaccaacaatgaAAGTATAGgtgatttaaaattaaaattttatgGAAATGCATTAAACAAGTCAATCAACGGTCATAACATGTTGCAGTATCTTGAATCGAAACATGTATCGATATTACAGGCAGTggttgaaattattaatgcGCGTTCATATAGAATCAAAGAATCTTATTCTGCCATTTTCAAAGACGTTTCtcatttatttgaaaaactaCTAAAGGAAAGATATGAGGCAGAGACCAGTTTAGAGGAATATATATTGCAATGCTTGACGTATGAGACCCAATTTTACCAGggaattgttgataatgtttTAACTACGGATGATACTGAAAAATTGGCTAGTTTTTTGGGGACACGACTATCTGAAGAGGACTCCATGTTCAGTTACAAGGATATAGACTATCCTCTAGAgttaaatattaataatgaatccCTCGAAAAGATATATagaatttttttgggggtTATCGGCACCAAGAGATTTGATATCAAGGAGGTTGCTTctgctgttgttggtgTGTACAAACGACACCAGAAGATAGatcattttgaaaatttggaTTCAGATGAGATTTTGGAAAGGTTTTTCAGAAATATATTGCCACAACTGTTCCAAAGTGTGACCAATAAAGTTTTCCGCGAATTCTACAAAGAGGTAGATGACCCGCCATCGGACGTGCTAGATCATCTTGAtggaattgttgatgaCTTTATTGCTGTTGGAATTGAAGGAgttgatttggattttcCGGCTTTGTTCAGACATTATATAGAATGTATGAACGAAGTTTTTCCCACTGTTGTTGAGGATGCGGACCGCGATTTTGTTGCGAGGATTAATAGTTTGATTGCCCAAGTATTGGAGTTTAAAGACGATGAAAAATCTTGTGATATCAATCAGGTGGTCTCTGAATTCGTTTCCTTACAAAGTTTGCTACTTAAAGATAACTACCTTTCACCGTCTACATTATTGATGCGTGCAAGTACCCATGATTACTATAAAAATCTACAGATTATTAAAATAACTTTTGATGGATGGAATGAAAATTCAAAGAGAGTACTGAATTTGAAAAGCAACAATTTACTGAGGAACAAGACACTGTCAAagtatttgaaattgtggTACTCCAAGAGTATGAAGTTGAATGAACTATGCCATCGAGTAGATAAATTCTATGACAGAGAACTTTGTCGGAAAACTTGGCATTGTTGGAAAACATATCAAAATATGTATAATCTCAAAATACATATTGCTGATAAACGTCTCCTAAATCAGTACTATATTAAATGGcggaagaaagaaaaagatatgAAGGCTAATCTTACTATAGCTGTTGAATTTGATCGTTTCCATTTATTGGATAAGAGTTTTAGGATATTAAAAGGGTATTACAACTTGTCCAAGAACAGTGGTATACTCGCGACGTCTTTATATCAATCATTTGAGGAAAATCACGATAGTCGTATCAAGTTAAAGTACTTTCAAAATTGGCATCTGCGAATATCTGATAGAGTACAGGATTTGACTATTAAGTTAGAAAAGTTCTACCAAGTGAAGGATAAGTTTGTTTTAGgaaattattttgaaacatGGTATTATAAACATAAACTCATTAAAAAgtctaataattttgtttctgtCAAAGATTCCCAGTTGTTGGGGAAAACTTTTCTCAATACATGGCTAAAAAAGTTCTTGTTATACAAAAAAGcattcaaaattgaatatgaGCTTGGTGCTGATTTGAAAAGGAAAACCTTTGATAGATGGAAGGAGGCTGTCCAACTTGAAGTCAAGGCAAAAGAATTCCACGAGAAACATCTCCTAGAGAATGTATTTCATGATTGGAAATTGAAGCGGATTTTGATAAGTAACAGAAGTTTGTTTGATCATGTTTTGGTACAACGTTGCTTTCACACTTGGTCAATGGAAATAAAGCTTCGAGAGCTTCAGCAAGAACAAGATACTCGTTTAATGAccaattgttttcaaaaatggaGGAGTAAACAACTTGAACTAGCAAAGCTTGATGTGAAGTCTCAGGCATTTTATGAGTCAAATATGAAACGTTTGGTAGTGCAAAAATGGAATGTTGAAAACAGTAATATTGAACTATTAGAGAAACGAGCAGATCGGTTTTTCATTCGAAGATTCTTCTTTCACAAATGGCAATcaaaattgacaaaatATGAGGATATTACTGTTTATCACTTAGGAGATACAATTGCCACAAAATTAGCTTACAGAGTATGGAAGcagaaatattttgaaaaatatgaggagaaattaaataaaatgcTTGAAACAATGGATATTAGTGCAGCAAACGTTGTACGTTATTCACgatattttgatatttggcGTACCAAGTTGCAGGCTGTTAAGCAAATTGAAGAACGTGTTTCTACATCTGTAGCACCTAGTGTTGCCATACATTTTGAAAACTGGCACGCCAAGAGTCAGCAAAAGCAAGAGTTATTGGAAAGCGCCTTACAGTTTGAGGAGATAAATTTATCTCGTTTTCTTCTCATTTGGTTTCAGCGTCTTCAAGAAATCAGCCAGTTGGAAGATCAGGCAGAAGACTTATTGGCACAAACCAATTTCAATCTACTACGTAATATTATTCATAAGTGGTCCATGCTCTACAATAAGAACATCAAGCGACATCAGCAATTGTGTGAGGATTTTataacaagaaaagaaactgCTAAGGTCAGAtctatttttgatttgtggTTTTACAAAACCAAAGAGATCGAAGCTAATACCACCATCATAAGCAATCCATCGCCACTTTCCAAGAGATTTCAGTATCAACGAGAGATGGGTTGGACTCcccaaaagaaaaattctCCTATTAGAGTATTTACTCCCACCACTTCCAAAGATCCGAGTCCAACTAAACTTCAAGAAACTACCCAGCGAATGCGAAATCAGAATATTAGTGCTTTGAGGGAGCATTTTGGAAGAGCGCGAGCGTCATCTACACCTAAGAAACTATCTCCTGTACGGCTATCATACACTAATATTACTTCGAATCTTAGGCCGCCGCTGCCACCAAAGTTTAATGATTCAGATATTGCTACTGCCAAGAGTTTGGGTCGTATTAGACCAATGGTATTCCCAATAGACGATCAACCAACTTTTTCACCTATggataaaacaaaattacaATCTAGAAATGCTACGTAG
- a CDS encoding dolichyl phosphate-D-mannose:protein O-D-mannosyltransferase, putative, protein MYRFNKVLDASLIALVSFHLFISPFTKVEESFNIQAIHDILRFGVFPLETIDNYDHKQFPGVVPRTFLGSLVVAGLTKPILLLSSALGFEIEGYELQKLVRAVLGLINVLMLIQLRDSINKITLRDKKSKRKGVIGFWYMILLLSQFHLLYYSSRTLPNFIALPLVNFSLSKIIQGDLSGLTWLAFTGIVFRLEVGLFGLIIAIVSSLVFGQSNIFGNIIYLAMGTLLGGFTSFCIDSYFWGRPLIPEVDSFIFNIIQGKSSEWGTEPWDTYFKKYLFQLFRPPVILMLAIPGLVNDPANDGTKFGDKKSVPHPARYSLRILFVSCILLIVAMSFQPHKEWRFIVYTIPIFTLQAANGVTNICQKWGLSVLNKVLVFIIAANVIISCILSLQMGYISSFNYPGGDALQFTNNYILENYKNETVSVHMDVPACMTGITRFGELDSKLAIYDKSEQDFDITNYDIIITHNEVPNWELLHSSRAFDGISLRMFVQILMAQRKDKMTIFNITKLILSEFVQGEFGTVHDMLRSTITTVEYLNVYKNSNRNPHVISGVPETEIVDQEIDPEEIRQDVNEQIDKFESAVL, encoded by the coding sequence ATGTATCGCTTTAACAAAGTTCTAGATGCATCACTCATTGCATTAGTCTCctttcatttatttatatccCCATTCACCAAAGTGGAAGAGTCATTCAATATCCAAGCAATTCATGATATCTTAAGATTTGGCGTTTTCCCGCTTGAGACAATCGACAATTATGACCACAAACAATTTCCCGGAGTCGTTCCAAGAACATTTCTTGGGAGCCTTGTCGTGGCGGGACTCACTAAAccaatattgttgttaagTTCTGCATTgggatttgaaattgaggGTTATGAGTTACAAAAATTGGTACGTGCTGTTTTAGGACTTATCAATGTACTCAtgttgattcaattaaGAGATAgcataaataaaataacaTTAAGAGACAAGAAGAGTAAGAGAAAGGGAGTGATTGGGTTTTGGTATATGATTCTTTTATTATCCCAATTCCATTTGCTTTATTATTCATCGCGTACTTTGCCCAACTTTATTGCGTTACCCTTGGTCAATTTTTCCCTTAGTAAAATCATTCAAGGAGATTTGTCGGGTCTTACCTGGCTAGCATTTACAGGTATTGTGTTTCGATTGGAAGTAGGGTTATTTGGGTTAATAATTGCAATTGTGTCATCGTTGGTATTTGGCCAATCTAACATTTTTGGTAATATAATTTACTTGGCCATGGGCACTTTACTAGGTGGATTCACCAGTTTTTGTATCGACTCCTATTTTTGGGGTAGACCTTTGATCCCTGAAGTGgattcttttatttttaatattattcaaGGAAAGTCCAGTGAATGGGGAACAGAGCCATGGGATACATACTTTAAAAAgtatttatttcaattatttagACCACCGGTTATATTGATGTTGGCGATTCCTGGATTGGTGAATGATCCAGCCAATGATGGCACCAAATTTGGAGATAAAAAGTCGGTTCCTCACCCTGCAAGGTATTCGTTGCgtattttgtttgtttccTGTATTTTGCTTATCGTTGCAATGTCATTCCAACCACATAAAGAATGGAGATTCATTGTTTATACTATTCCAATTTTCACGTTGCAGGCAGCTAATGGGGTAACAAACATTTGTCAAAAATGGGGGTTGAGCGTACTCAACAAGGTGTtggtttttattattgCCGCAAATGTTATTATTAGCTGCATATTGTCGTTGCAGATGGGCTACATTTCTAGTTTCAATTACCCAGGTGGTGACGCTTTGCAATTCACAAACAACTatattttggaaaattacaaaaatgaAACCGTGTCTGTGCACATGGACGTCCCGGCTTGTATGACTGGAATTACTAGGTTTGGAGAGTTGGATAGTAAACTTGCTATTTATGATAAGAGTGAACAAGATTTTGATATCACTAATTACGATATTATAATTACCCATAACGAGGTCCCAAACTGGGAGTTATTACATTCATCAAGAGCGTTTGACGGAATTTCTCTCAGAATGTTTGTGCAAATACTTATGGCTCAAAGAAAAGACAAGATGACTATCTTCAATATTacaaaattaatattaagCGAATTCGTGCAAGGAGAGTTTGGAACAGTTCATGACATGTTGAGGTCAACAATCACGACCGTTGAATATTTGAACGTTTACAAAAATCTGAATAGAAACCCGCATGTCATACTGGGTGTTCCCGAAACAGAAATAGTCGACCAAGAGATTGATCCCGAGGAAATTCGACAAGATGTAAACGAACAGATAGATAAGTTTGAAAGTGCTGTATTATAA